Below is a window of Carassius auratus strain Wakin chromosome 50, ASM336829v1, whole genome shotgun sequence DNA.
aaaaaaaacgtggatGTTACTCATATACCGTATATTTTGCTGTTTTGTAGTTTGCCGGTCAAACAAAAGCCCATGGGTTTGCCTGTCATGTTTGAATGTGCATTGTGGAAGGTGAGTGCTTAAgtcttaagtaatattttaatgaCTTAAACAGTAAATATTTCACGTAAATGATTATTTAGATGTAAATCTAATGGATCAGTTAGAATTATATATAAGctgtgttaatatattaaaatgcacaaaatgaaaaattctcacatattaaaatgactttgcatctgtttcctgtggcaGGTATGTAAACGgccatgccaaaaatcattttgAGGAGATTCAGGCACCAGGATGCTGTCAAAGGAAGCCGGAGCGAGACAAGTCAAGCGAGAAGAGTCAGCAGCACTCTGTGTGTATGGACTGTAACATCATCCCTGTGTCATCCCCATTAGTCCactttttctttatatttcttttcataaatacttttaaatggaCAGAGGTTAGATGAAAgtgttttaaagggacagtacacacAGTATTATTCAGTGaacaatgttaaatgttaatCTTTCATGATGCTCTTTTAGACCATCATACCAATTGTACTTGTAGTTACAGAATTTGTAGTGAATGACACAAAACTAGGGCTATGTGCAGAGGGTCAGAGAACATCTGCAGAGCTTGGAAAAGTAAGTCTGGTGTTTATCGAAGTGTATTTAACCATTCATCAATCATCATCTCATaaatacattgtttattttattgtctttaaaattatttattctctTCAGCTCTTTGTctaatacagacagacagaggaagagaaaacgGTCAGACAGTTCTTCTCCTGACAGCAAGCGGAAGAAAGACGGCGTGAGTTTAACTGGATTTCAGATGTGTGTGTAAAAGACCATGGTGTGCTAAGATATGGTTCGGAATAACTTAATATGTCCATCCAGATATCTCATAATTTTTCTTTAATGTCACCACACAGGACTGCACTGTAGCACAATGTGTCACGGGCCTCCGCAACTTGGGCAACACCTGCTTCATGAATGCCATTCTCCAGTCCCTGAGGTAAGAGCTACCCTCACGACCCTGAGCCAAGGGCAGCCGGCGATGCGTAGCCTGGCAGGGTGTGGGTGGCCTGGCTGGTGGAGGTTGAAAGCCTCCTTGCGCTCTGCTAGAGTCTCTAGTATGTGTTGGCAGGTAACAGTGCCTCATTGGCCAGTGAGCTGGGTGGAGGAGAGTTGGTGGTCAGCCAGGGGAAGGATTAGGCCTTCTGCCTGTTCACCGCAGCCAACCTTACTCTGGCTGGGCTGATGGCTAAACCGCAGTGAGCAGCTCATGCCAAATATCACATAAACCATTCAGCCTGCGTTGTTACGAACTACTGAGGGCTAAAATTCATTTAACTGaagttacactaccattcaaaagtgtaTAGTCAGTAGgattaaacaaaaacaatgcatttattcagcaaggatgcattaaatttatttaatatccaCAAAAAAATCTTTTTGAAATATATGCTGTCATTCtgaactttatatatatttttaaagaacctgaacaaaatgtatcacggttttcacaaaaatattaagtagcacaactgttttcaaaagtaATCAGTAAtagtatgaaatgtttcttgtgctaAATCATGCTAATGCTAATTCATGTTAGAATATGCTAGCAATGTATTTAATtgtgctagcaacatgttaaaacatgcgGTAAGAACATGCCAGTGGTGGTATATAATGTTAGAAACAGGCTTGCATTGTTAAATAATGATATCAACATGCTAAACATGCTAGCAGTGTGTTGAATCATGGTATAAGTCATGTTAACAAGGTATTGATTCTAATTAGTTTTGTATGCATCATTTAAACATGCTTGTAACTTTAACATCATGCTAGCAGTGTGGTACATCATGTTAGTAGCATGTTATCAATTCATGCTATCAACATTCTTAAATATGCTAGTAAtgttaaatcatgttagcaacattttaaaacattagcaaTGTGCTAATTCATTAGTatgttaaaatgttaacaaaatgctaaatcatgctagcaatgttTAAAaaggctagaaacatgctagcatcacGTTAATCAAGCTAGAAACATTACCAACATATTAAAACATGCTAGCACTATCTAAAATAATGTTAGAGACATGCAAGTAACAtgtttaatcatgctagcaagaAGCTAAAAATCGTTTGCAACTTTCTTTGTCTACTAAAAACATTCTTTTCCAAGTTATTGCAAACTTTCAGACAAGGCTTTGTTAAGCCAACATCAGAGTTTGTCATCAAACagtattaaaattttaataattttaattttgtatataatCTTTCATGGGTCTTTTATTGCTGAGCTGTTATCGGTTTTAAGGCCTGGGTGAGACACTAAATCTACCTAAAACAAACTTTCTATTTGTGCACTTCTGCTGGCCATGATCCATGTTAAAGGAAGCCTTGGCAAGCGCACTATAGTATTCTGGCATACTGTTGATGTTCAATTTGCATTTGGAAAGAAATACCAAACAGTCATAACTCAAAAGGATTTTGCATCATGTCTAAGACATCTTTGTTTAGTTAAACACTGGTTTCTGTTCCCTGTCTCCAGTAACAGCTAGGTGTTCAGCTGTTATTTTAAGGAGCTGCCCTCGGTGGCCTTACGAAGCGGGAAAACCGCAGGAAGGAGAATGTACCACACCAGAAGTCAGGGGACAGCAGTGTGTAAGGTCCTCTCCACCGAGTTTGAAAATGATCTcctttatttgaaagaaatcctGTTATTTAAAAGAAGAACATACTTTAAATAGTATAAGCTCTTACTGTAACATATGCCACATAAATAAACGATAACATACCAGTCTGAATGGTTATAGTTTTTGTTccttataaaaattattatatcttAAGAAACATGTGAAAATGGTGATTATGAATAACATATCAATCTATATAAAACATGTGGTTGACCGTTGACGCAATCCATGTTTATCCTCACTACAACCCATATTTAATAGTCTGAGTCTTGTTGTTGTTACCTTGTTTTGTAGTTTGTCTATGATTTTTGGGGATGAAGGCGGTGTGTATATTTTGTTATCTTAAACTCACAATAATATGGTGCTTCTCTGCAATCCGTCACCCACAGAACAGGCCTGATCTATCAGTTTATAATCACTGTACAAGTGTTGCTGTGATGTCCATTAAAATGCCTGGATTTCTCTGCTCTGTTGTGCAGTTCTCTGGTCGAGGAGTTCAGGAAAACAGTCTGTTCACTTTGGCAGGGGAGTCAGACTGCCTTCAGCACAGACGCTCTCTTTTATGTCATCTGGAAAATCATGCCGAGTTTCAGGTATCATAAAAATCACACAGTTACATAATCTGTTGCGGTTTTTCCCTGGATTTGACATCCTGAGATTTTATAACATACACTAAAAATTTCACCATAATTCAGTggaatttgtttcattttttaagcATTTCGAACATTTTTGGTGACATTGGTCAGTCGATATGGATTCTTTTGATGGATGAAGTTCATGCTTATATCTTAAACCAGTGCTTAAACATCTGTTTGACTATTGGTTAACGTTATCCAATAGCCTTCATGGCCTAAGTGATGTCatctgaaaagaaaacagatttttcttaataaaaaaatctaactttttttcttctttaaagtaATGTGCTGACAAATTGTTCTAAATAGTAAGAACAGTGTCTTTAAGAAAGTGTATTTTGACTTGCTATCTCATGTATTTTGCAGGGGTTACCAACAACAGGATGCTCACGAGTTCCTGCGTTACCTTCTTGACCATCTCCACTGAGAGATGCAGGGAAGCAAGAACGGGTCGCCCAGTCCCGCCCCGTCTCTGGACCAACCCAAACACGCCTCAGAGAGCAAATGCTGCATGTACGAACACATAAATTCATCATTTGTACTCCCCCGTCGACCTTTGTTTTGGACAAACAGGTCATCCTTTCCAAAACGTACGGCACTTGATGAGCAAGAACTCAATATTTTGGACCCctcaaacaaaaacagcatttttcaaaAGCGCCACAGTAATTTTTAACTGCACAACTTGTCTTCAGTGAGCTACACAGATGGTTCGGGGTAAATTTCTAATTTGAGGTCGGTCTATCTCAGCAGGCTGCCCCTCGTTTCATTTCTCCCCTGCTAGTTTAGCGAGTACGTGGGCAGCGGTGATAAAGATAACTCTTTACGGCGCACAGAGGGAAGTCTTTTTCGTACACAGACACGGCTGTTCCCACATTTGCCTGCTGCTAGAGCCAGAGCCACCCTGTTGTGTTTGTATTAATAGCTGCAGACAAGTGAGGAAGCCCCTCGGCCGAGAACTGTGAGGGTGACCTGACTGGATTTGCCGGCGTTATTGAAAAAGAAGTGCAATGTTGTGGCGTGCTCAGTGGATTGCGCTGAACAGAATGACAGGTTAATCTTGCTGTGAATAGATGGACTAGACGTGCTTTCACAATGTAGCGATGGCTGGAATTGGCTCATCGGACTTGTGTAGGCTTATTTAATAGAACGGTTTTGCCTTTTTCCAGAAATGGGACCTCCACTATCGTTACATCTGTGTTTGGTGGCGTCCTGCAGAACGAGGTGTACTGCTTGATCTGTGGCATGGAGTCTCGAAAATTTGATCCGTTCCTAGGTGAGCCATCAATTCTGTCCATCAGCTCTAAAAGCTTTGTCGTCTTCGAGCGCTACGGTTACACTAAATCTCACTCTCCTCCAGATCTCTCATTGGACATTCCCAGCCAATTCAGAATCAAGTTCACAAAAGACCAAGAGCCGGGGCCAACTTGCACTTTAAATGGTAAGAGATGTCGTTTGAAACTATTACATGGCTGCATTTGGGCTAATTTTGTTTACTAAGTCAACATGTTCTGTCTCTCAGATTGCCTTCGGAGTTTTACAGACCTCGAGGAACTCGATGAAACGGAGCTCTACATGTGTCACAGGTGCAAAAAGCGACAAAAGTCCACCAAGAAATTCTGGATCCAGCAACTGCCCAAGGTGAGAGATATTTAGGATATTGTTTTTGTTCATCTAGGTTGTAATGGTTATATGTTGTGCTGTCTCTGTACAGGTGCACTGTTTGCATCTGAAGAGGTTCCACTGGACAGCGTTTCTGAGGAAGAAGATCGACACCTATGTAGAGTTTCCCATGCGCGGCCTTGACATGAAAAGCTTCTTGCTTGAGGTGAGAGCTAACCATTTGTTCATTTTGTAACAAGTTTACTGGTAACTGAAGACAGTTTCAGTTCTTTAATTCGTTTTTAATACTTAATTAAATAACtgtgaattgtaatttttatgatgCTGCTAGAAAACGCTTTTATTCAGAAACATGCTTGCAtggaatatttgaaaatgtaccacctaaatgtattttagattttcTATCTTATGTtaagttgaaatgttttacataatgTAAATCTTATGGATGATACTTAACCTGTTTGCCATGTAAATAGCCATGATGCTAAcattaataaacttaataaacaaacaaacaaacttaaataactgtaatattttattaatttatataaagtaaTGTCTGtaatgtttgattattttatataaagtaatgaaatattcatattactattaattGAATAActacatattaatataatatttaataataattacaatttttaaagataatattaagtaataatacagtaataatgtaATCTATATAACTCttaattaatatgaaataaaatgttataaaaagtatatatatatatatatatatatatatatatatatatatatatatatatatatatatatatatatatattaaagtataataaataaagtataataataaaatgcaatatctaataatataataaagtatttttacttcaatATAGTAATTATTCAAAGAACTCCATTATATacaatttgatttattattgtataatttaataatcatttattccttttaatgtaaatattaagttattttatacCTTTACGTATAGAGTATAGGATTAAAATAATGATatcaatattatataattaaatgacatgttttgttattatatatgatatcttgttcaaaattatgtaattgttCTCCGCATGAAAACAGCTTGCCTGACAGATGCCTGTATGATCTTGCTGCAGTAGTGGTTCATCATGGATCTAGGTAAGTAAATGCTTGCCTTGTGCCATTAATAACACTGTAACATTGCTTTTCACTTCTTTAATAGATAAAGGTTTCATTTTGGAAGTTCTTCTGTGCAGCACACATCTCATTCACTGTAAAAGCATGAAGTCGGGTTTCTTTGTCCTCCACTAGAGGGGGATGTTATATCAGTAGCCCTGGTGATCTTTCTAGTTTAATCAATACACACTAGATACAGAGAATCAGATATATACGATATTCCACCTCTGTCTTCTCCCACAGCATCGGATCGGGACATTACACAGCATACGGGCTTCACGAGGGCCGATTGTGCCACTTCAACGACAGCAGGGTCAGTCTGGTCAGTGAGGAGGCTGTGCTGAAAGCCAAGGCCTACATTCTGTTCTACACAGAGCACAGCGATCAAGAGAGTCCAGCCAAGCTTTAAGACATCCTCCGGATCAGTTGTTGGACTTTCATATGTGTGCCGTCTTCTGTCTCCCGTCCTATGCTATCCAGTTATGATTTATGTGTCACAAAACCTCAGTACAAACCGAATTGCTGCTTGATGACTTTTGGTTTCATAGACTGTCCCAGTTTTTTGCCTGCCAAGTGAACTCAAATTAACTGtagaaacaaaatgtttttttctctcattgAAATTTTTCCATGGTCTGAAATGATGACAGCTGTCACGTTTCTGTGTCAGACACCGACGTCTCCAACTCACGCCAACGATCTGCTCGCTGCTCCAGGAAAAATCATTTCTGTTCAGCTCAGAAATTCATTCCTGTCCTCTGAGCCAGCCGTTCATTGATCGAGGATGATGCAGAGGTATAGTTGATCTAAAACTTGAATTCAATTGATTTTATGTGACAAAACAAGATGCAATTTGTATCACAAAGCAGTGGTTGACTCAGATCACCTCACTAATGTGAAAATGACTTTTGGAAAGAAGGGTCCATTAAAACGTTTGAACACTCTCTGTCCTTTTAGAATTAAAGGAATGCAGATTGTGGAAAAGTTGATTTGTGTGTTTATTATACTCTCAAAATTAAAACACATATATAATACTTTATTGTATTTACTGGTCCATTTATCATCTtgtatagttattaatattttgttgttttacattgttatttgtttttatttttaatatgtttatatagttttttgttttacattttaaaatcgttttgcatttaatgcatttttattttatttatttttttattttagtacatcaaatgaaaatgagaaatgtcgcCTGAATTCAAAGAAGTTGAAAGATTTTGTCAGTTAAATTTTATGAacaaaagtttagtttttttctttctttttatcttccatggttttagttttagttaataataacggATTCATACTGAGATATCGGAGGACCAACCTTGGTTTGTTTAGGACTAGGTAAAGCTGAAATCCAGTGATTTGTTCTTCTTCACAATTGTTCATTCTTGCTACCTTTTACCTGGTAAACTTGATTTTGTTTCCAAAAATTGTGCAAAACGAGCCAATCAGATTATGGCTTGCCAAAAAGAGGAAGTGCATGCcatttgtgtgtgttcaaataTGCATCAGATGGTCCGTGGGTGTGCCATCTGAGCAGTAGCACGAGGATCACTGCTAGCTTTGCCCCACTTCTGTATCCGACATTGCAAATAGGGTAAAAATGATCTCTATTCAGCCAGAAAAAAATGACAGTTCACTGTCTTTCATTGCCAATGTCACGCCTTTTGTGTTATCAATTATATGAAAGTCTAAATCGAAATGAAGCAcaatagatattttttaaataaatatttaattataccgttttatgtatatactgtacatactgtactgcttaatattaaaCACCTTGGATTTTGGATCTCAAAGCGATATTGGGTGTGTTTTGTATACAAAAGTACATGCTGTTGCTCAATATGAAGTGCTGACATTGAATTGAATGCTTCTGTACATGCTGTTCTCAAACACGGGTGTGGGTTCAGTCAGAGTGTGTCACGATTTACACAACCGCATGTATTTCCTCTGTTCTGCCCATGTCATTGCTGCAGGTGGAGTAGCGCTCTCTTCAACCCCGCTCGAAATAATGACAAGTAGCTACACTGGTTCCCTAATCCTTTTCAAAGGACTAATTCCACAGTCACCCACTGTGAAACATTAATGCTGAATGGTTTTTAATGACGTAAACCGCTCCAAAACAAGAGCGTAAAAGGGTGTTTCGTTCCCATTGTGAGTTTTTATTTTCCTTCCCCCTCGTTCAATCTATCtgccacccacacacacacactcgcacaaacTCCCAGGGGCAAAATAAACACTGAGGCTTACGCCACGTGCCTGAGGTTTCGTCCCTGACAGGCAGGAAGAACAGGCGTGGAGGAACAGCTGCTCTGCTCGCTTATATGTGTCTGTCTGAAGTCGTCATATACTTCAGAAAAGACAACAAAGTTAATTCTTTCTCTCTCCAGATAggtcacagctgccaaaaagatCACGTTGCTTGTGTTATCAAATGTCCTTGCATCGATTGCGGGATGTTATGACTCGATGAGAGTGACTCAAATAGTACAAGCTACAGTCGCACTTCACCCAAGAAAGATTGGCCAGGTCTGCCGTGAGTCATCTAATGATATCAGGTGCTGTTGTCAGCTACCATAGCATATCGAGTGTAGATGTTGTCTAGAATAGTTCCTGTAAGGAGGCAGGAATGCTAGCTTAGCTAATTTAGAAGTACACTTTGTTCAGTGAGCACAAGTCGTGCAGAACTgcagtttttactttcacttcagTTTAACAGGCTGCCAAAAATGAATGCCCTGTTTAATGCCAAAacattggtttgtttgtttgagggTCCTGACACAGCAATGTTGCCTCAACCAATGGTGAGAATATTGGGGTGTGGCTATCTGTTTGGCTGACCAATAGCAAATGAGGGGGCGTGTCATGATTTTTGTAATTGCGTTTGGTTCTGCTTAATGATCACTTCACCTGTGATCAGTTACTTTtacaagtaatgcattacaattgcATTACTCCAaataaaagtaactaattgcattaCTTTTCACGGAAAGTAATACATTAAGATACTTTTGAGTTATGTTTTGTCACCTGTGTTGGGCTTGCTTATATGTTTTTACTacaaaaaacaactttttaaatttaaaagtaacgtgttactttactagttacttgaaaaaagtaatcagattacgtaACTCACATTACTTGTAATGGGTTAACCCCCAACACTATCTGTAATACTGcaagaaatatattaatttagtcTGGTAAGTTCAAACTTTCGACTGGAAAAACTGTAAGCAAGGCAATTTAAGGCATAGATTACTCAACTTTTAAAATCTGACCAATCAAACACATTTGATATCCTCTGGTTGGAATCATAAGCTGGAAAACTGCTTGAAAACAGCTTCAGAGATCACATTTGTCAGCAGCATAAATCAAGGATGTAATTATTTTGCAATCTTTGGAGGGCTTTGAAATGAGACAGCAATAGTCTGAGGTAAAAAACTTTGGAATCTGCACCCATCATGCAATACGCAATCTTGCATGAAACTCTGAccaaaatctgcagactggctttGACTTTAGGCAACTAGTGTTGACTCATCCAGACTGAAACCAGGGCaaaaatctatgcaaaagttGTGCAGTGCATTTCAGCCTTTAcaaatttttacatatttacaatgGGTTTGATTCTGAAAAAACGTTGACAAGTTCACAGGTAGCCTTTTGTGTAAATGCAAGGTGGAAACATGGAAAACTGGATCCCAGTTGGAGCCATAGTCTTGTGGGTTGCACTTGACATTAGTTGCAACTTAAAGTCCTTCCTCAAAGTCCTTTCCCGACCCCATTCCCTCTCTTCTCTTGTATCACTTCCCGTCTCTACATAACTAAGGCAAAAAACTTTtgcaaaaaatatgcaaaaattcaTAGCATCAGACCCTTGAAGCTGTGAAACGTGTGTTGAAGCAAAATAAGCTCCTCTTTCATTCATTGTGGTATCTTCTTCTAAACATTTGCATATGGTACCGCAAAAACTGATGAATACATTTTGCTCTTTGTTTAGATAGCAAGTAGCTCCTTGGTTGTGATATCATTCCAATTAGAAGCCAGGGTTATCttcttatttgcatttttttttctgtatgcaaATGTTCTTCTTTGCAAGATAGCTTTGTGTAAATCTCCATCAAATGTGTGTCAGTGAATTTAGTAAAGCTCTAGCAGTCTGAACGGGCAAAATCCAACTATTTCGGAGTGTCAATTGCCAGAAAAAAACTGATTTGCACTTGTCCACTTTTGACTGCATTTGAAGGTGGTTGACAATTCAAGTGACCACATTGCATTTATAGCACAAAATCTTCAGTGTGGAAGAGTGTCTTGCCATTCCCCATCCCCCAAGATGCAGGTTGCCGAGTGAAGCCTCTTGCAAGTGATAAACAGAAACTGTCACACTCTAAACATCCCTCAAACTGTCTCCTGTCCAGGCGTCTGAGACAGATGGATCGGGAGAGTCCACTTGCCTTACACATTTCCATTTTTGACCGTGCCTGCAGCAGTCCTCCCAAAAGAACCCCCAGTCCTCACGACTTTATATGTGCAAGGCCTCAGCGAGGCAACAGACTGGGGGAGAATCACAAATCCAGGTCACACGAGACACGCCGTTGTCCAATTGTTGCTTTGTGGTTGTTAGCAGGCCTGCGTCTTGCTATGAATCTCGTAGAACTAGATCAGGAGTGTTTGCTACACCTTTTTTCGTACCTTGACATGGACAGTCGCAACAGCCTGTCCCTGACCGGTGTACGACTAAGACAGGTCTTTCTGGACCCACAGCTGTGGACGCTACTTCACTTCAGGTCTCCGTGTGAGCTGAGGAGGGACAACTATGTTCTGGGATCTTCGCTGAGGTACCTAGCTGTATCCTGGCACTCTAGCAGGGTCAAAGTGTGCAACATTGAGGACTGGATGAAGACCACATTCCAGAAGGACCTCTGCAGGAAGCACAAGAGCATCGTCAGTGACTTCCTGGAGCGTGTTTGCCACATGTGAGTTTTTCTGGTTTGTCTTGGCATCCAGATTGATTTTGTCATTGGTTTGATCTTGGACAGGCAGATGTTTCTACCCTGAGATATTTAGACAGACGAATTAACCTTAATGAATCCCACATCCACTTTTATTTTTAGAAGACTAGACTATTGAATGGCTCCAATATTATgtttctgtcatcgtttactgaCCCTTGTGTTCTTCCAAACCTTGAAAGAAGAATGTTTACACAGATCTGTCCCATTGTAAGCAACAGTAGGTTTTCAaaatagtacaaaacaaaaactattattaacATGAATGTTGTCCAAAAGCAATATGACAAATTTGTGTGAGAAACTGAAAACTTTGTCGTTTTTGCCATAGTGCTTAAATCTAATTTGTGCTTATGTGAATAAAGATGTATTGACTCTAGGTGAAACCAAATAACATAAGATTTTTGATCACGACCTGTCAAGGTTGATATGCACAAGagcaaattagattttaaatggactgcatttatatagcgctttcaacagaccacatggccatccaaagcgctttacaatttgcctcactttcacccattcacacacacaccgactgcggtgtcagccattcaaggcgccattcagctcatcgggagcagctggggttaggtgtcttgctcaaggacacctcaacacttggtcaggtggagccggggatcgaaccaccaaccttccagtttgcagacaacctacatgaaccactgagccactgccgcccattTTAAAGCTAATTGAAGTCACCATGAAATCatctttaatcaaaaacataGTTCATTAATTTACCAACTGCAGCTTAACTATCAAGTCTTATCTCTGATGACTTGTAAA
It encodes the following:
- the LOC113066991 gene encoding F-box and leucine-rich protein 22-like yields the protein MDRESPLALHISIFDRACSSPPKRTPSPHDFICARPQRGNRLGENHKSRSHETRRCPIVALWLLAGLRLAMNLVELDQECLLHLFSYLDMDSRNSLSLTGVRLRQVFLDPQLWTLLHFRSPCELRRDNYVLGSSLRYLAVSWHSSRVKVCNIEDWMKTTFQKDLCRKHKSIVSDFLERVCHMCPNLLSLTLSGCGHITDGNVINVLQLSIQYPGQHSLQIFNQILSFDNKTFENSLKGCIY